The segment TAATCGACTGCTGCTTGCAATGCGCGGTTGTCATTACCGATGATGTCGGCGTTTTTTTGTCCGACGGTGATGTGTAAGCCAGTCATGGGAATCTCCGTGAATTAACTAATGCGAATTTCCCGTCCGGTTTCGCCACTTTCGAGCACGGCTTCCATCATTTGCTGCACTTGATATCCGTGACGCAGGGGTGCTTCGCAGGTTTTGCCGTCGAGGATGCAGTCGATAAAGTGGCCCGCAATGCGGTCCCATGCCTGGGTTGCAAGCGGGATATCGACGGCGATGTCGTGTGGGACGCCGTTCTGTGTTTTGTAGATTTTGAGGGGGCGGAATTGCGCGCCTGCTTCGTCGCCAAAGAGTTCGATCTGGAGTTCGTTGGGCTGATGAGATGCCCAGAAGCTTTCGACCTGGAGGCCCGCGCCGTTTTCAAAGCGGATGAACCCACCGGCATAGTCGTCAGCGGCGTATTGTTCGTAGGTGCTGGGCGGGACTTGTCTAAAGCCCCAGTAGCCGCGTCCGCGCGGTCCAAATTTTGCGCCGCACACGCCTGTGACGGTGGCGGGTTTGGGCATGCCGAGCAAGTACCACACGGCGTCGAGGACGTGGACGCCCATGTCGCGGAATGCGCCGCCGCCTTTTTGGATGAATCCGAGGTTCCACGCGGGGATGCCGCTTCGGCGCACGCTGCGGGCGCGGGCATAGTACAGGTCGCCAAAATAGCCTTCGCGCGCGAGGTTGCCCAGATATTGGCACTGATCGGAGAATCGGGTGGAGAGCGACATCATGTTGACGACGCCAGATGCTTCGGCGGCTTCTACGAGTTTTTGCGCTGCCTCTTCAGAGTCCGATAGCGGTTTGGTGACCATGACGTGTTTGTCGTTTTTGACGGCTTCGAGTGCGACGGGCACATGCCACTGGTTTGGGGTGCCTACAAATACCGCGTCGATGTCGGGGTCTTTACACATTTCTTTGTAATCTGTGTAGAATTTTTGTTCGCCGGGCAATTCGCGGGCAAATTCTTCCATTCTTTCGGGGATCAGGTCGCATAGTGCGACGACTTCGCCGCGATCATTTTTCGCAAGGGCGCGGCCATTGGGTTTCCCAATGCCCATCCCGACGACACATACGCGGACTTTTTTTTCTGGCATGATGCACTCCTGGTGTTAAATTGGGGTGGTTGTGAAAATGCGTCCTGTATTATGCAAAAAAAAGAAGGATTTACCAACAGGATTTCACGGAAAGGATATGTGTTATGCTCACTCTGGAAGGTTGTCGTAGCAGGCAGCAGCGATTTCGATCACGTCTCTCCGAGGAGGGAATTGACGCGGTTATTATTACAGATTATCGGGATATCTACTATTTGACCGGTGTGCTTCTGTCGGCATATCCCTCATTTTCTTTTCCCGCGCTTCTTTATTTGGAGACCGAAGGGGGATCGTGGCTGGCGTCAACGACTGACGAAGGGGATGCGGCTGTGGATGAGCGCGTGGTGTACGATTCGCATGTGCTCTATACGATGAATCCCGATCCGATGCGCTTGCTGAATGCGGCTGTGGCACAGAAGCTCAGCGGTTGTCGGGGTATTGCTCGTTTGGGTTGGCAGCAGGAAGCCACGCCCAAGTTGCTCGCCGATACAATAGCAGATGCTCTGGGTGGCGAATGGGTGGGGATAGACGATTTGCTGATTGCACAGCAGATGAGTAAGGATGCCGATGAAGTTGCGATGTTGCAAAAGGCGATTGATATTAATTTGCGGGCTTATGACCGCGTGCAAGAGGTGATTGCGCCAGGTGTGAATGAGCTGGATGTGCTCGCGGCGGGGCAGCAGGTCGCGTTGAATGCCGCGGGTGAGGTGCTGCACCACGGGGGCGATTATCAATGTGGGCAATTGGGCGGGCTGGCCAGAGATCGGATTATTGAAGATGGGGAGTTGTATGTTATCGACGCGCAGACAGAATATCACGGGTACTGGTCCGATCTGTGCCGCACTTTTGCCGTGGGCGATCCCACAGATTTGCAGGCGTCGGTGTACGATCTTTTGAAAGCTATTTTAGAGGACGTTCCCAATCTGGTAGGGCCTGGTGGACGGGGGACTGTACTGTGGCATACGATTGATGAGAGAATCCGCGAGCATCCCCATTTGTCCGATATTGGACTGATTCATCACGCGGGACACGGCGTGGGGATTCGCGCACACGAGCCGCCCGATTTGAACCGGGACCGAGAGGGTATTTTTGAGGTGGGCACGGTCTTTTCCTGTGAGCCGGGTGCGTATAGCGAGGCTTTGAACGGGGG is part of the Gemmatimonadota bacterium genome and harbors:
- a CDS encoding Gfo/Idh/MocA family oxidoreductase, producing MPEKKVRVCVVGMGIGKPNGRALAKNDRGEVVALCDLIPERMEEFARELPGEQKFYTDYKEMCKDPDIDAVFVGTPNQWHVPVALEAVKNDKHVMVTKPLSDSEEAAQKLVEAAEASGVVNMMSLSTRFSDQCQYLGNLAREGYFGDLYYARARSVRRSGIPAWNLGFIQKGGGAFRDMGVHVLDAVWYLLGMPKPATVTGVCGAKFGPRGRGYWGFRQVPPSTYEQYAADDYAGGFIRFENGAGLQVESFWASHQPNELQIELFGDEAGAQFRPLKIYKTQNGVPHDIAVDIPLATQAWDRIAGHFIDCILDGKTCEAPLRHGYQVQQMMEAVLESGETGREIRIS
- a CDS encoding Xaa-Pro peptidase family protein; the encoded protein is MLTLEGCRSRQQRFRSRLSEEGIDAVIITDYRDIYYLTGVLLSAYPSFSFPALLYLETEGGSWLASTTDEGDAAVDERVVYDSHVLYTMNPDPMRLLNAAVAQKLSGCRGIARLGWQQEATPKLLADTIADALGGEWVGIDDLLIAQQMSKDADEVAMLQKAIDINLRAYDRVQEVIAPGVNELDVLAAGQQVALNAAGEVLHHGGDYQCGQLGGLARDRIIEDGELYVIDAQTEYHGYWSDLCRTFAVGDPTDLQASVYDLLKAILEDVPNLVGPGGRGTVLWHTIDERIREHPHLSDIGLIHHAGHGVGIRAHEPPDLNRDREGIFEVGTVFSCEPGAYSEALNGGIRLENTFLVTEDGVQNLTDYPLVLKK